A genomic segment from Nitrosopumilus sp. K4 encodes:
- a CDS encoding methylenetetrahydrofolate reductase: MSIIYEVNPPKIPTGLDESSKEVNESLEKLQQRVSSISTLCDGIHITDSVLGTKRVSALTTGEILKNNHPHLKITISLRVRDRDMDEIKDIVRKSIGLGLDGILVLMGDPSKTNPYESGLVPSQVVKELNKEFAEKIDFFLSLPSNPNFEKIQKKIAAVPIGFITQVIHSSKQVERISEKLRLQGFRIMPCILLPSEKNENSAKFLKLDWSEYKKDPASFIKQIHQIAGDVLITSPSDFTFAKETLEKI; the protein is encoded by the coding sequence ATGTCCATAATTTACGAGGTTAATCCACCTAAAATCCCAACAGGGTTGGATGAATCAAGTAAAGAAGTTAATGAATCATTGGAAAAATTACAGCAAAGAGTGTCCTCCATCAGTACATTATGTGATGGCATTCACATTACAGATTCAGTTTTAGGTACCAAAAGAGTTTCAGCGCTAACTACAGGAGAAATTCTCAAGAACAATCACCCTCATCTAAAAATCACAATTAGCTTACGAGTCAGGGATAGAGACATGGATGAGATAAAAGACATCGTAAGAAAATCAATTGGTTTAGGATTAGACGGAATACTGGTACTAATGGGTGATCCATCAAAAACCAACCCTTACGAATCAGGATTGGTTCCAAGTCAAGTTGTAAAAGAGTTAAACAAAGAGTTTGCAGAGAAAATTGATTTTTTCTTATCACTGCCAAGTAATCCAAATTTTGAAAAAATTCAAAAAAAGATTGCAGCGGTGCCTATAGGATTCATTACTCAGGTGATTCACTCATCAAAACAAGTAGAGAGAATTTCTGAAAAACTCAGACTGCAGGGATTTAGAATAATGCCTTGTATTTTATTGCCTTCGGAGAAGAATGAAAATTCAGCAAAATTTTTGAAACTGGACTGGTCTGAATACAAAAAAGACCCTGCAAGTTTTATCAAGCAAATCCATCAAATAGCAGGAGATGTATTAATTACATCACCAAGTGATTTTACATTTGCTAAAGAAACATTAGAAAAAATCTAG
- a CDS encoding CoA pyrophosphatase — protein sequence MLLEKISSVLSSEFQLFPTDEKNRIASVLIVIYGGEPNVLMTKKSEILKIHAGEIAFPGGKHDPGDKDLLDTALRETREEINLSIREEHVVGQLEPVTTLNSKFTIYPFVAVVKRLPRLKDNVEVESILSMPLLPLLRTMSEDKDPAHQSIQEMYTFTFEGHLIWGASARMLKQIFEIFSKNNILEIK from the coding sequence ATGCTTCTTGAAAAAATCTCTTCTGTATTGTCTTCCGAATTCCAATTATTCCCAACAGATGAAAAAAATCGAATTGCATCAGTGCTGATCGTAATTTATGGTGGAGAACCAAATGTGTTAATGACAAAAAAATCAGAGATTCTAAAAATACACGCTGGTGAAATTGCGTTTCCTGGTGGAAAACATGATCCAGGAGATAAAGACTTGCTAGATACTGCCCTGAGGGAGACAAGAGAAGAAATTAATCTAAGTATTAGAGAGGAGCATGTTGTAGGACAATTAGAACCTGTTACAACTTTGAATTCTAAATTTACTATCTATCCCTTTGTTGCAGTTGTAAAGAGACTTCCTAGATTGAAAGACAATGTTGAAGTTGAAAGTATTTTGAGTATGCCATTACTGCCTCTGCTCAGAACAATGTCTGAGGATAAGGATCCTGCCCATCAATCTATCCAAGAAATGTATACTTTCACTTTTGAAGGGCATTTGATTTGGGGTGCATCAGCTAGAATGCTAAAACAAATTTTCGAAATTTTTTCAAAAAACAATATTTTAGAAATAAAATGA
- a CDS encoding 50S ribosomal protein L39e: MAARKSSPRKIRLLKKTRQTSPVPAWVILKTKRTVRTNPKRRAWRSTDVEVG; this comes from the coding sequence ATGGCTGCACGTAAGTCATCTCCAAGAAAGATCCGTCTACTGAAGAAGACCAGACAGACCTCACCAGTACCGGCATGGGTTATTCTTAAGACAAAAAGAACTGTAAGAACCAATCCAAAACGTAGAGCTTGGAGATCAACAGATGTGGAGGTAGGATAG
- a CDS encoding cell division protein FtsZ — protein MSFQVKEPILIVGLGGVGSRLAVQAKETLNSECLIISNDQTDFVQDCSSIKVSTDSVINPSVQLIRGSAYNAADEIKAKIANYSTVILMTNMAGKAGSAISPVVSEICKESDKGLISFAIMPFKYEKDRIFNSGISLKRIREDSHCTIVLDNDSLLESNPDLSPKQCYGIANSAIMHVVKSLNTSGIAAETSVLSTSKDGQNIEESLRDSLKMLYENAPPNSVKRSMLYVVGGENIPVGVLSSITNLTSSVINEESQMNMSSNTSEESKVVMLSSIQGMTKFDRYDPLGMIPKEDTLDWSTPDCSIDCKLDLYQLE, from the coding sequence ATGAGTTTTCAAGTCAAAGAACCGATCTTAATTGTAGGTTTGGGCGGCGTAGGCTCAAGACTGGCAGTTCAGGCCAAAGAAACCCTAAACTCAGAGTGTCTAATTATCAGCAATGATCAGACAGACTTTGTCCAAGACTGTTCATCAATCAAAGTGTCAACAGATTCAGTGATTAACCCTTCAGTTCAATTAATCAGAGGCTCAGCATACAATGCAGCTGATGAGATTAAAGCAAAGATTGCAAACTATTCAACAGTAATTCTAATGACAAACATGGCCGGCAAAGCAGGTTCAGCCATATCACCAGTAGTTTCAGAGATTTGTAAAGAATCAGACAAAGGGTTGATTTCCTTTGCAATCATGCCTTTCAAGTATGAAAAAGACAGAATTTTCAACTCTGGTATTTCATTAAAAAGAATCAGGGAAGATTCCCACTGCACCATAGTTTTAGATAATGATTCACTTCTTGAAAGCAATCCAGATTTGAGCCCAAAACAATGCTATGGGATTGCAAACAGTGCCATAATGCACGTAGTTAAATCTCTAAACACATCTGGAATTGCAGCAGAAACCAGTGTTTTATCCACAAGTAAAGACGGTCAAAATATTGAGGAATCACTCAGAGACTCATTAAAGATGCTATATGAAAATGCACCACCAAATTCTGTAAAGCGTTCAATGCTTTATGTTGTAGGAGGAGAAAACATCCCAGTAGGGGTTCTTAGTTCAATTACAAATCTAACTAGCAGTGTAATTAATGAAGAATCACAAATGAATATGAGTTCAAACACATCAGAGGAATCCAAAGTCGTAATGCTATCTTCAATTCAAGGAATGACAAAGTTTGATAGATATGATCCACTTGGAATGATTCCAAAAGAAGATACATTAGATTGGTCAACTCCTGATTGCAGTATTGATTGCAAATTAGATTTGTATCAATTAGAGTAA
- a CDS encoding tRNA (N(6)-L-threonylcarbamoyladenosine(37)-C(2))-methylthiotransferase: MAKIFVEAYGCSASFSDSEMISGLIVNGGHTLVDDASQSDLNIVVTCSVKDATANKMIHRIKSLKEKPLVVAGCLPKAEKETVEKFTESASLLGPNSLGKTLQVIDSTLKGTRFVALEDSDLSKVGLPKVRLNPVIGIVEIASGCMSECTFCQTKLSKGDLTSYRLGDIVRQVENEISEGCREIWLTSTDNGCYGFDIGTDLPSLVNSVSEIPQEFMIRVGMMNPMYMPRIKEELIESFDNDKVYKFLHVPVQSGSDKILHDMKRGHTERTYREIIKRIKEKFEKFTISTDIIVGFPSETKEDFEKTIRLLEDTRPDVVNLSRYSARPGTEAAGWEQMDVAEVKKRSKIVFDLINKISIENNQKWIGWKGDVLFNEKTEEGIKGRNFAYKPIFVRDNVNIGETHKVEIIDVSTHSLLGKIAS, translated from the coding sequence ATGGCAAAGATTTTCGTAGAAGCATACGGATGTTCTGCAAGTTTTTCAGACTCTGAAATGATTTCAGGGTTAATTGTGAATGGAGGCCATACACTAGTAGATGATGCATCACAATCAGATCTAAACATTGTTGTTACATGCTCTGTAAAGGACGCAACTGCAAACAAGATGATACATAGAATAAAATCATTAAAGGAAAAACCCCTAGTGGTTGCAGGATGTCTTCCAAAAGCAGAAAAAGAAACAGTTGAGAAATTCACAGAGAGTGCAAGTTTGCTTGGTCCAAACTCTCTTGGAAAGACACTTCAAGTAATAGACTCTACATTGAAAGGAACAAGATTTGTAGCGTTAGAAGATTCTGATTTATCAAAGGTAGGATTACCAAAAGTAAGACTCAATCCAGTAATCGGAATTGTAGAGATTGCCAGTGGGTGTATGAGTGAATGTACGTTCTGTCAAACAAAATTATCAAAAGGAGATCTTACCAGTTATAGACTAGGAGACATCGTAAGACAGGTTGAAAATGAGATCAGTGAAGGATGTAGAGAAATCTGGCTGACATCAACTGATAATGGTTGTTATGGATTTGACATTGGAACAGATTTACCATCACTTGTAAATTCAGTTTCGGAAATACCACAAGAGTTTATGATTCGCGTTGGAATGATGAATCCCATGTACATGCCAAGAATAAAAGAAGAACTGATAGAGTCATTTGACAATGACAAAGTCTACAAATTCCTTCATGTTCCAGTGCAAAGCGGAAGTGACAAAATACTGCACGATATGAAAAGAGGGCATACAGAAAGGACTTATCGTGAAATTATCAAAAGAATAAAGGAAAAATTTGAGAAATTTACAATTTCCACAGACATTATTGTTGGATTTCCATCAGAAACAAAAGAAGACTTTGAAAAGACGATAAGATTGTTAGAAGATACAAGGCCAGATGTTGTGAATCTCTCCAGATACAGTGCAAGACCAGGAACAGAAGCAGCAGGATGGGAGCAGATGGATGTTGCTGAAGTTAAGAAAAGAAGCAAGATAGTATTTGATTTGATAAACAAGATTTCAATTGAGAACAATCAGAAATGGATAGGGTGGAAAGGAGACGTATTATTCAATGAAAAGACAGAAGAAGGCATCAAAGGGAGGAATTTTGCCTACAAGCCGATCTTTGTGAGAGACAATGTGAATATCGGTGAAACACACAAAGTAGAGATCATTGACGTATCTACTCACAGTTTACTAGGTAAGATCGCTAGCTAA